Proteins found in one Rhodovulum sp. MB263 genomic segment:
- a CDS encoding FAD-binding oxidoreductase, whose amino-acid sequence MARVDVTVMGAGVFGLSSAYACARRGARVRVVEWSHPGAGASGTPVGALSPHVPEQWNPKKQFQFESLIASEAFWAEVEAESGLKTGYGRVGRYQPLADEKALARARDRAVEAETLWQGRAAWRVIRAAEAGGLVPETASGWLVHDTLSARIAPRAACAALAEAIRVRGGEVSCGAEGPIEGRVIWATGYPGLAALSADLDRQVGSGVKGQAAILAHDAGAVPQVYADGVLIVPHADGTVAVGSTSEREFDDPYSTDARLDAVIDRARAVCPALAGAEVIERWAGVRPRAKTIAPMLGPWPGRPGHFVANGGFKIGIGLAPKVGELMAALVLEGRDDIPEGFRIEASL is encoded by the coding sequence ATGGCACGGGTCGATGTAACTGTGATGGGGGCAGGGGTGTTCGGGCTCTCTTCGGCCTATGCCTGCGCGCGGCGCGGCGCAAGGGTGCGCGTCGTCGAATGGTCGCATCCCGGCGCGGGGGCGAGCGGCACGCCGGTCGGCGCACTCAGCCCGCATGTGCCCGAGCAATGGAACCCCAAGAAGCAGTTCCAGTTCGAAAGCCTGATCGCCTCCGAGGCATTCTGGGCGGAGGTCGAGGCCGAAAGCGGCCTGAAGACCGGCTATGGCCGGGTCGGGCGCTATCAGCCGCTCGCGGATGAAAAAGCGCTGGCCCGCGCCCGGGACCGTGCCGTCGAGGCCGAAACGCTTTGGCAGGGGCGCGCGGCCTGGCGGGTGATCCGGGCGGCCGAGGCTGGGGGTCTTGTGCCCGAGACGGCCTCGGGCTGGCTGGTCCATGACACGCTGTCGGCCCGGATCGCGCCGCGCGCCGCTTGCGCGGCTCTGGCCGAGGCCATCCGCGTGCGGGGAGGCGAGGTGTCCTGCGGTGCCGAGGGTCCGATTGAGGGGCGAGTGATCTGGGCCACGGGCTATCCGGGGCTGGCTGCGCTCTCGGCCGATCTCGACCGTCAGGTCGGCAGCGGCGTCAAGGGACAGGCGGCGATCCTTGCGCATGATGCGGGCGCGGTGCCGCAGGTCTATGCCGATGGTGTGCTGATCGTGCCCCATGCCGATGGCACGGTCGCCGTGGGCTCGACCTCGGAACGCGAGTTCGACGATCCCTACAGCACCGATGCGCGGCTCGACGCGGTGATCGACCGGGCGCGGGCGGTCTGTCCGGCGCTTGCGGGCGCCGAGGTGATCGAGCGCTGGGCGGGCGTGCGCCCGCGCGCGAAGACCATCGCGCCGATGCTGGGTCCCTGGCCCGGGCGGCCGGGGCATTTCGTGGCCAATGGCGGCTTCAAGATCGGGATCGGGCTGGCGCCAAAGGTGGGCGAGCTGATGGCAGCGCTGGTTCTGGAGGGTCGGGACGACATCCCCGAAGGCTTCCGGATCGAGGCGAGTCTTTGA
- a CDS encoding HAD-IIA family hydrolase → MRAANRLLTDTPETDGRDAAWAFAAYQAIRPRLPQARDAGAAQPVASLSEAVGEVDLVLLDAYGMLNVGETPIPGAADRIGALRAAGKRVAVVSNSAGYPKRHMMARWQRLGFDFTAAEVSSSREALLATLAGDRRHWGIMLDDGHGREDLGDLTVSFLGDDPETYAGVDGFLLIGASGWNETRQSLLAQALAARPRPVFCGNPDLVAPRETGLSLEPGYWAHRLADATGQLPVFCGKPFPSVFDLARLRAGAGIPPDRVLMVGDTLHTDILGGRALGYRSALVTDHGALKSLSCQSCCRAAGIHPDFVMASI, encoded by the coding sequence ATGCGGGCCGCGAACCGCCTGCTGACCGATACGCCGGAAACGGACGGCCGCGATGCGGCCTGGGCCTTCGCCGCCTATCAGGCGATCCGGCCCCGGCTGCCCCAAGCCCGGGACGCGGGCGCCGCACAGCCGGTCGCCTCGCTCTCCGAGGCGGTCGGCGAGGTCGACCTGGTCCTGCTCGATGCCTATGGCATGCTGAATGTGGGCGAGACGCCGATCCCCGGCGCCGCGGACCGGATCGGGGCCCTCAGGGCCGCGGGCAAACGCGTCGCCGTGGTCTCGAATTCGGCCGGCTACCCCAAGCGCCACATGATGGCCCGCTGGCAGCGGCTCGGCTTCGATTTCACCGCCGCCGAGGTCTCCTCGAGCCGCGAGGCGCTGCTGGCCACCCTTGCGGGCGACCGGCGGCACTGGGGCATCATGCTGGATGACGGGCATGGCCGCGAGGATCTCGGCGATCTGACGGTCAGCTTTCTCGGCGACGATCCCGAGACCTATGCCGGAGTCGACGGCTTCCTGCTGATCGGTGCCTCGGGCTGGAACGAGACGCGCCAGAGCCTTCTGGCACAAGCCCTTGCCGCCCGGCCGCGCCCGGTCTTCTGCGGCAATCCCGATCTGGTGGCCCCGCGCGAGACCGGGCTGTCGCTCGAACCGGGCTATTGGGCTCACCGGCTGGCCGATGCCACGGGGCAGCTGCCCGTCTTCTGCGGCAAGCCCTTCCCCTCGGTCTTCGATCTGGCCCGGCTGCGCGCCGGAGCGGGCATTCCGCCGGACCGGGTGCTGATGGTGGGCGACACGCTGCATACCGATATCCTGGGCGGCCGGGCGCTTGGCTATCGCAGCGCCCTAGTGACCGATCACGGCGCGCTGAAATCCCTGTCCTGCCAGTCCTGCTGTCGCGCGGCGGGCATCCATCCGGATTTCGTGATGGCCTCGATCTAA
- the mnmD gene encoding tRNA (5-methylaminomethyl-2-thiouridine)(34)-methyltransferase MnmD has translation MPRDQRAGIEWREGGVPVSTRFDDPYFSIADGLAETRHVFLDGNGLPGRFAPGFHIAELGFGTGLNLLAALIAWRAAGTEGPLRFTSFEAFPMSAEEMERALSAFPEARAVADPLIAAWAEGARRIETDGLIAEIVEGDARETLPAWEGRADAWFLDGFSPARNPELWSPGLMAEVARHTAPGGTAATYTAAGFVRRGLAAAGFEVSRRPGFGRKRHMSVGHLS, from the coding sequence CTGCCCCGTGACCAGCGCGCCGGGATCGAATGGCGCGAGGGTGGGGTGCCGGTCTCGACCCGCTTCGACGATCCCTATTTTTCGATCGCCGACGGGCTGGCCGAGACCCGCCATGTGTTTCTAGACGGCAACGGCCTGCCCGGCCGCTTCGCCCCGGGCTTTCACATCGCCGAGCTGGGCTTCGGCACCGGGCTGAACCTGCTGGCGGCGCTGATCGCCTGGCGGGCGGCCGGAACGGAAGGCCCCTTGCGCTTTACCAGCTTCGAGGCCTTCCCGATGAGCGCCGAAGAGATGGAGCGCGCGCTGTCGGCCTTCCCCGAGGCCCGTGCCGTGGCCGACCCGCTGATCGCCGCCTGGGCGGAGGGTGCGCGCCGGATCGAGACCGACGGGCTGATCGCCGAGATCGTCGAAGGCGACGCGCGCGAGACCCTGCCCGCCTGGGAGGGCCGGGCCGATGCCTGGTTTCTCGACGGCTTCTCGCCCGCCAGGAACCCCGAACTCTGGTCGCCCGGGCTGATGGCCGAGGTCGCCCGCCACACCGCCCCCGGCGGCACCGCCGCCACCTATACCGCGGCGGGCTTCGTCCGGCGCGGCCTGGCCGCGGCGGGCTTCGAGGTCAGCCGCCGCCCGGGCTTCGGGCGCAAGCGCCACATGAGCGTGGGACACCTGTCATGA
- a CDS encoding DUF4399 domain-containing protein encodes MHARPAVSFVVPSLAFAALTAFALPALAEDPRTPSPEGARVFIISPEDGATVSSPVTVVFGIEGMEVVPAGTDAPASGHHHLIVDLPQDEVDVAHAIPADDHHIHFGGGQTETTVELAPGKHRLWLLLGDANHVPHDPPVMSEPIEVTVE; translated from the coding sequence ATGCACGCTCGCCCCGCCGTTTCATTCGTTGTCCCGTCTCTGGCATTCGCCGCGCTGACGGCATTTGCGCTGCCCGCGCTGGCAGAGGATCCCCGCACGCCTTCGCCCGAGGGGGCACGGGTGTTCATCATCAGCCCCGAAGACGGTGCCACGGTCTCGTCGCCGGTGACGGTGGTCTTCGGCATCGAGGGCATGGAGGTCGTGCCGGCCGGCACCGACGCCCCCGCCAGCGGCCATCACCACCTGATCGTCGATCTGCCGCAGGACGAGGTCGATGTCGCGCATGCGATCCCCGCCGACGATCATCACATCCATTTCGGCGGCGGCCAGACCGAGACCACGGTCGAGCTCGCGCCCGGCAAGCATCGCCTCTGGCTGCTTCTGGGCGACGCGAACCATGTGCCGCATGACCCGCCGGTGATGTCCGAGCCGATCGAGGTGACGGTCGAATAG
- the phnE gene encoding phosphonate ABC transporter, permease protein PhnE produces MSAPADPASLPDRWSKPRMIRNPLLRWALWLAVAAYILGTIATLPIDWARVSQGFGRAARIFGGSIPPNFERSGLLIDGFLESLKIAVLASFGGVLISVPAAFMAARNIAPLPVFYLGRALIIVARSFHPVIVAILFVKAVGFGPLAGVLTLIVYSIGFVAKMLAERIEEIDFGQVEALRATGAPYLSVLFYAIFPQILPRLIGLSIYQLDSNLRASAMIGIVGAGGIGATLANAFGRYDYDFALAITIVIVGAILLSEAISGQIRKRI; encoded by the coding sequence ATGAGCGCGCCCGCCGATCCCGCATCCCTGCCCGACCGCTGGTCGAAACCACGGATGATCCGCAACCCGCTGCTGCGCTGGGCGCTGTGGCTGGCGGTCGCCGCCTATATCCTGGGCACCATCGCCACGCTGCCGATCGACTGGGCGCGCGTGTCACAGGGCTTCGGCCGGGCCGCGCGGATCTTCGGCGGGTCGATCCCGCCGAATTTCGAGCGCAGCGGGCTGCTGATCGACGGTTTTCTCGAGAGCCTCAAGATCGCGGTTCTGGCCTCCTTCGGCGGGGTCCTGATCTCGGTTCCCGCCGCCTTCATGGCCGCGCGCAACATCGCGCCGCTGCCGGTCTTCTATCTCGGTCGGGCGCTGATCATCGTCGCGCGCAGCTTTCATCCGGTGATCGTGGCCATCCTCTTCGTCAAGGCGGTGGGCTTCGGGCCGCTGGCGGGCGTGCTGACGCTGATCGTCTATTCCATCGGCTTCGTCGCCAAGATGCTGGCCGAGCGGATCGAGGAGATCGATTTCGGCCAGGTCGAGGCGCTGCGTGCCACCGGGGCGCCCTATCTGTCGGTGCTGTTCTACGCCATCTTCCCGCAGATCCTGCCACGGCTGATCGGGCTGTCGATCTACCAGCTCGACAGCAACCTGCGCGCCTCGGCCATGATCGGCATCGTCGGCGCGGGCGGCATCGGCGCGACCCTGGCCAATGCCTTCGGACGCTACGACTACGATTTCGCCCTCGCCATCACCATCGTCATCGTCGGCGCGATCCTCCTCAGCGAGGCAATCAGCGGACAGATCAGGAAGCGGATATGA
- the phnE gene encoding phosphonate ABC transporter, permease protein PhnE, which produces MTDQDMTRPAPLREAFPEDWHRYTPRQQIARYLGLLFAALVIGWSITSIDVIWEWVWDAPVQMADLFGRMVPPDATNLGTILLVLWETVNIATIATIFAVLISLPVAWLAAQNTTPNRATLWLGRIILVSSRSINTIIWALLFVAIFGPGIVAGIVAIMLRSVGFVGKLLGEAIEEIDPRPVEALEATGASRAKVILYAIVPQVMPTFWAVAILRWDINLRESTVLGLVGAGGIGLILQSAIDTFKWQEAATVLLCILGLVLLGEIVSAWLRRRIL; this is translated from the coding sequence ATGACCGATCAGGACATGACCCGGCCCGCGCCGCTGCGCGAGGCCTTCCCCGAGGACTGGCACCGCTACACGCCGCGCCAGCAGATCGCGCGCTATCTCGGCCTGCTTTTCGCCGCGCTGGTGATCGGCTGGTCCATCACCTCGATCGACGTGATCTGGGAATGGGTCTGGGATGCGCCGGTGCAGATGGCCGATCTCTTCGGCCGCATGGTCCCGCCCGATGCCACCAATCTCGGCACCATCCTGCTTGTGCTCTGGGAGACGGTGAACATCGCCACCATCGCCACCATCTTTGCCGTCCTGATCTCGCTGCCGGTGGCCTGGCTCGCGGCGCAGAACACCACGCCGAACCGCGCCACGCTGTGGCTCGGCCGGATCATCCTGGTGTCGTCGCGCTCGATCAACACCATCATCTGGGCGCTGCTCTTCGTGGCGATCTTCGGCCCCGGCATCGTGGCCGGCATCGTCGCGATCATGCTGCGGTCGGTCGGGTTCGTCGGCAAGCTTCTGGGCGAGGCGATCGAAGAGATCGACCCGCGCCCGGTCGAGGCGCTGGAAGCCACCGGCGCCTCGCGCGCCAAGGTGATCCTCTATGCCATCGTGCCCCAGGTCATGCCCACCTTCTGGGCGGTGGCGATCCTGCGCTGGGACATCAACCTGCGCGAATCGACCGTGCTGGGGCTGGTGGGCGCGGGCGGCATCGGCCTCATCCTGCAATCGGCCATCGACACCTTCAAATGGCAGGAGGCGGCGACGGTGCTGCTGTGCATCCTCGGGCTGGTCCTGCTGGGCGAGATCGTCTCGGCCTGGCTGCGGCGGCGCATCCTCTGA
- a CDS encoding TrmO family methyltransferase, with protein MRPGEVVAGDLGPAEGPALRVIGRARTPWGPEDCPRNICRARERGAPATLEIDPAFAPALKGLSVGQPVILLYWMDRARRDLLVQAPRHVDGPRGSFALRSPNRPNTISQSTVRITALDAGAGRVEVDALDCYDGTPLLDIKPWLASIDLPPGETG; from the coding sequence TTGCGCCCGGGCGAGGTGGTGGCCGGGGATCTTGGCCCCGCCGAGGGCCCGGCGCTGCGCGTCATCGGCCGGGCCCGGACCCCCTGGGGGCCAGAGGATTGCCCGAGGAATATCTGCCGGGCGCGCGAACGGGGCGCGCCCGCCACCCTCGAGATCGACCCGGCCTTCGCCCCGGCGCTGAAGGGGCTTTCTGTCGGCCAACCGGTTATCCTGCTGTACTGGATGGACCGGGCGCGGCGTGATCTTCTGGTGCAGGCGCCCCGCCATGTCGACGGTCCGCGCGGCAGCTTCGCCCTGCGCTCGCCGAACCGGCCCAACACGATCAGCCAGTCGACGGTCAGGATCACCGCGCTCGACGCCGGGGCCGGTCGGGTAGAGGTCGATGCGCTCGACTGTTACGACGGCACGCCTCTGCTCGACATCAAGCCCTGGCTGGCCTCGATCGACCTGCCGCCCGGCGAAACCGGCTGA
- a CDS encoding lytic transglycosylase domain-containing protein, translating to MRALILTVLILLASPVLAADPGPLSKAMVAVRADRWAEARQLARPAGQVALDIVEWRRLRAGEGRLDDYRAFLARNPDWPGLGKVRSAAEGVIAASDDPAAVVAFFGSRDPVTGEGALRLAEAEAALGRRGKAEEVAVSAWRRLPLAEPVQAALLARYGAALAGHHRARLDTLLWDGHDISAGRMLGLVPEGWQKLAAARIALRNQSPGVDALIAAVPAALRDDPGLAYERFMWRTRKGRGEDAIALLDERSGSAESLGRPARWAGWRRYYAHQVLREGNPKLAYRLAARHHLSAGASYAELEWLSGFIALRFLDRPETALKHFRAFEAAVRTPISLGRAGYWEGRALEAMGHPQEARAAYATGAQFQTSFYGLLSAERGGIAMDPSLTGKDHYPDWRAQPFARGSVIAAALLLHEAGEQNLVEMFLTHLAETADPAGQRALAGLALELNDHHVALRIAKTAAETGNVMVEAYFPVTTIARSRHPVPTELVLSIVRRESEFDPTVASGAGALGLMQLMPTTAKAMADKLSVRYSSSALTADPAYNARLGAAYLAHLVEEFGSNPVLVAAAYNAGPSRAHRWVAEQGDPRAAGVDVIDWIELIPFTETRNYVMRVTESLPIYRARLAGRTGALSLSKELKSN from the coding sequence ATGCGCGCCCTGATCCTGACCGTCCTGATCTTGCTGGCCTCTCCCGTCCTCGCGGCCGATCCGGGCCCGCTGTCCAAGGCCATGGTCGCGGTGCGCGCCGACCGCTGGGCCGAGGCCCGTCAGCTGGCACGCCCGGCCGGTCAGGTCGCGCTCGACATCGTCGAGTGGCGGCGGCTGCGCGCGGGCGAGGGCCGGCTTGACGACTACCGCGCCTTTCTGGCCCGCAATCCCGACTGGCCGGGGCTCGGCAAGGTCCGGAGCGCGGCCGAGGGCGTCATCGCGGCCAGCGACGATCCGGCCGCGGTGGTGGCCTTTTTCGGCTCCCGCGATCCGGTGACCGGCGAGGGCGCGCTGCGGCTGGCCGAGGCCGAGGCCGCGCTGGGCCGCAGGGGCAAGGCCGAGGAGGTCGCGGTGTCGGCCTGGCGCAGGCTGCCGCTTGCCGAGCCGGTGCAGGCGGCGCTTCTGGCGCGCTATGGCGCGGCGCTTGCGGGCCATCACAGGGCCCGGCTCGATACGCTGCTCTGGGACGGGCATGACATTTCGGCCGGTCGGATGCTGGGCCTCGTGCCCGAGGGCTGGCAGAAGCTTGCCGCGGCACGGATCGCGCTGCGCAACCAGAGCCCCGGCGTCGATGCTCTGATCGCGGCGGTGCCCGCCGCGCTGCGCGACGATCCGGGGCTGGCCTATGAGCGCTTCATGTGGCGCACCCGCAAGGGCCGGGGCGAGGATGCGATCGCGCTTCTGGACGAGCGCAGCGGATCGGCCGAAAGCCTCGGCCGTCCGGCGCGCTGGGCCGGGTGGCGGCGTTATTATGCCCATCAGGTGCTGCGCGAGGGCAACCCGAAGCTCGCCTATCGGCTTGCCGCGCGCCACCATCTGAGCGCGGGGGCAAGCTATGCCGAGCTGGAATGGCTGTCGGGCTTCATCGCGCTGCGCTTCCTCGACAGGCCTGAGACCGCGCTGAAGCACTTCCGCGCCTTCGAGGCGGCGGTCCGGACCCCGATCAGCCTTGGTCGGGCGGGCTACTGGGAGGGGCGCGCGCTCGAGGCGATGGGCCATCCGCAGGAGGCCCGCGCCGCCTATGCGACGGGGGCGCAGTTCCAGACCAGCTTCTACGGGCTTCTGTCGGCCGAGCGGGGCGGCATCGCCATGGACCCCTCGCTGACCGGCAAAGACCATTACCCCGACTGGCGCGCCCAGCCCTTTGCCCGCGGCTCGGTGATCGCGGCCGCCTTGCTGCTGCATGAGGCGGGCGAGCAGAACCTCGTCGAGATGTTCCTGACCCATCTTGCCGAAACCGCCGATCCGGCCGGGCAGCGCGCGCTGGCCGGGCTGGCGCTGGAGCTGAACGACCACCATGTCGCGCTGCGCATCGCCAAGACCGCGGCCGAGACCGGCAATGTCATGGTCGAGGCCTATTTCCCGGTCACCACGATCGCCCGCAGCCGCCATCCGGTCCCGACCGAGCTGGTGTTGTCGATCGTGCGCCGCGAAAGCGAGTTCGACCCGACGGTGGCCAGCGGCGCCGGGGCTCTGGGGCTGATGCAGCTGATGCCGACCACGGCCAAGGCGATGGCCGACAAGCTGTCGGTGCGCTATTCCAGCTCGGCCCTGACCGCCGATCCGGCCTATAACGCGCGTCTCGGCGCGGCCTATCTGGCGCATCTGGTCGAAGAGTTCGGGTCCAATCCGGTACTGGTCGCCGCGGCCTATAATGCCGGGCCCAGCCGGGCGCATCGCTGGGTCGCCGAACAGGGCGATCCGCGCGCGGCCGGGGTCGACGTGATCGACTGGATCGAGCTGATCCCCTTCACCGAGACCCGCAATTACGTGATGCGGGTCACGGAATCGCTGCCGATCTACCGGGCGCGGCTGGCGGGCCGGACCGGAGCGCTCAGCCTCTCGAAAGAGCTGAAGTCGAACTGA
- the phnC gene encoding phosphonate ABC transporter ATP-binding protein translates to MLKITDLVKRYGTGDPVLKNLNLTIEGETVVSVIGSSGAGKSTLLRCINKLVVPSSGSIVLNGTELTGLHGRRLREARRKIGMVFQGFNLVDRLTVMENVQSGRLGYLSTWAALTRRYPREEIRHAYELMERVGIAHYADKRADELSGGERQRVGVVRALMQRPEILLADEPTASLDPKTSEQIMQLLRDLAGELKLPVLINIHNVNEAKAYTDRIVGMRYGRIIFDSVPADLTDDAMDEIYSGIPSQDRAQDRAAEAAPAADARLAT, encoded by the coding sequence ATGCTGAAGATCACCGATCTCGTCAAACGATACGGCACCGGCGACCCGGTGCTGAAGAACCTCAACCTGACCATCGAGGGCGAGACCGTCGTCTCGGTGATCGGCTCCTCGGGCGCGGGCAAGAGCACGCTTCTGCGCTGCATCAACAAGCTGGTCGTGCCGAGCTCGGGCAGCATCGTGCTGAACGGCACCGAGCTGACCGGGCTGCATGGCCGCAGGCTGCGCGAGGCGCGGCGCAAGATCGGCATGGTGTTCCAGGGCTTCAACCTCGTCGACCGGCTGACGGTGATGGAGAATGTGCAGTCGGGCCGGCTGGGTTACCTCTCGACCTGGGCGGCGCTGACCCGGCGCTACCCGCGCGAGGAAATCCGCCACGCCTATGAACTGATGGAGCGCGTCGGCATCGCCCATTACGCCGACAAGCGCGCCGACGAGCTGTCGGGCGGCGAGCGCCAGCGCGTGGGCGTGGTGCGCGCGCTGATGCAGCGCCCCGAGATCCTGCTGGCCGACGAACCGACCGCCTCGCTCGATCCCAAGACCTCGGAACAGATCATGCAGCTTTTGCGCGATCTGGCGGGCGAGCTGAAGCTGCCGGTGCTGATCAACATCCACAATGTCAACGAGGCCAAGGCCTATACCGACCGCATTGTCGGCATGCGCTATGGCCGGATCATCTTCGACAGCGTGCCGGCCGATCTGACCGATGACGCGATGGACGAGATCTATTCCGGTATCCCGTCGCAAGACCGGGCGCAGGACCGGGCCGCGGAGGCCGCGCCCGCCGCAGACGCGAGGCTTGCCACATGA
- the dapA gene encoding 4-hydroxy-tetrahydrodipicolinate synthase, whose translation MIQGSLPALVTPFKDGAVDFDTLKRLVDWQLAEGSHGFVPVGTTGESPTLTHAEHEAVIAAVVKTVDGRVPVVAGAGSNNTAEAVRFMQYAEEVGADAALVVTPYYNKPTQAGMIRHFTELHDCCTLPIIIYNIPGRSVVDMTPETMGELAKLPRIIGVKDATGDLARVPKQRITCGPDFVQISGEDGTALGFNAHGGRGCISVTANVAPRLCAEFQEATLAGDYAKALELQDRLMPLHIAIFLEPGVAAAKYALSRLGKCSDEVRSPLVGLTQGTKDRIDAAMRHAGLLN comes from the coding sequence ATGATACAAGGGTCCCTTCCAGCCCTGGTGACGCCGTTCAAGGACGGCGCGGTGGATTTCGACACGCTCAAGCGTCTTGTCGACTGGCAGCTGGCCGAAGGCAGCCACGGCTTCGTGCCCGTCGGCACCACCGGCGAAAGCCCGACCCTGACCCATGCCGAACACGAGGCGGTGATCGCGGCAGTGGTGAAGACCGTCGACGGCCGGGTGCCGGTGGTGGCCGGCGCGGGCTCGAACAACACCGCCGAGGCGGTGCGCTTCATGCAATATGCCGAAGAGGTCGGGGCCGATGCCGCGCTGGTGGTCACGCCCTACTACAACAAGCCGACCCAGGCCGGCATGATCCGGCATTTCACCGAGCTGCATGATTGCTGCACCCTGCCGATCATCATCTACAACATCCCCGGCCGCTCGGTCGTCGACATGACCCCCGAGACCATGGGCGAGCTGGCGAAACTGCCGCGCATCATCGGCGTCAAGGACGCGACCGGCGATCTGGCCCGGGTGCCGAAACAGCGGATCACCTGCGGCCCCGATTTCGTGCAGATTTCGGGCGAGGACGGCACCGCGCTGGGCTTCAACGCCCATGGCGGGCGGGGCTGCATCTCGGTCACCGCGAATGTGGCGCCGCGGCTTTGCGCCGAGTTCCAGGAGGCGACGCTTGCGGGCGACTACGCGAAGGCACTGGAGCTGCAGGACCGTCTGATGCCGCTGCATATCGCGATCTTCCTCGAACCCGGCGTTGCCGCGGCGAAATACGCGCTGTCGCGGCTCGGCAAGTGCAGCGACGAGGTCCGCTCGCCGCTGGTCGGGCTGACCCAGGGCACGAAGGATCGGATCGACGCCGCAATGCGCCATGCCGGCCTGCTGAACTGA
- a CDS encoding DMT family transporter has product MTRQNTRLGILLMIATTFVFSAQDVLSRHLADHYNIPMVVMIRYWFFAAFVMVLARRNAGSLSAAARTRMPVLQTLRGLVLVAEIWVMIAAFTHLGLIESHSVFASYPLMIAALSGPVLGEKVGWRRWCAIGVGFAGVLVILAPGVRVFSPLALIPLAAATLFAIYGLLTRYVAREDSAATSFFWTGTTGAVAATLVGLWSWEPMTAADWGFMAGLCVSGALGHFLLIKTYEVAEASAVQPFAYLQLVFASAFGLAVFHETLHANVVVGGTIVVAAGLFTAWRERVRAGRAGGAGPV; this is encoded by the coding sequence ATGACCCGGCAGAACACCCGGCTGGGGATCCTTCTGATGATCGCCACGACCTTCGTCTTCTCGGCGCAGGACGTGCTCTCGCGCCATCTGGCGGATCACTACAACATCCCGATGGTGGTGATGATCCGCTACTGGTTCTTCGCGGCCTTCGTGATGGTGCTGGCGCGGCGCAACGCGGGCAGCCTGTCGGCGGCGGCACGCACCCGGATGCCGGTGCTGCAGACCCTGCGCGGGCTGGTGCTGGTGGCCGAGATCTGGGTGATGATCGCGGCCTTCACCCATCTCGGCCTGATCGAGAGCCATTCGGTCTTCGCCTCCTATCCGCTGATGATCGCGGCGCTGTCCGGCCCGGTCCTGGGCGAGAAGGTCGGCTGGCGGCGCTGGTGCGCGATCGGCGTGGGCTTCGCTGGCGTTCTGGTGATCCTCGCGCCGGGCGTGCGGGTGTTCTCGCCGCTGGCGCTGATCCCGCTGGCCGCCGCGACGCTGTTCGCCATCTACGGGCTTCTCACCCGCTATGTCGCCCGCGAGGACAGCGCCGCGACCAGCTTCTTCTGGACCGGCACCACCGGTGCGGTCGCCGCCACCCTCGTCGGGCTCTGGAGCTGGGAGCCGATGACGGCAGCCGACTGGGGCTTCATGGCCGGGCTCTGCGTCTCGGGCGCGCTGGGACATTTCCTGCTGATCAAGACCTATGAGGTGGCCGAGGCCAGCGCCGTGCAGCCCTTCGCCTATCTGCAGCTCGTCTTCGCCTCGGCCTTCGGGCTCGCGGTCTTCCACGAGACGCTGCACGCCAATGTCGTGGTGGGCGGGACCATCGTCGTGGCGGCGGGGCTTTTCACCGCCTGGCGCGAGCGGGTGCGGGCAGGTCGGGCGGGCGGAGCCGGGCCGGTCTGA